In Desulfatirhabdium butyrativorans DSM 18734, one genomic interval encodes:
- the thiC gene encoding phosphomethylpyrimidine synthase ThiC — protein sequence MKTQIEWAREGVVTEQMQQVARQEGVSVEEVREKVAAGQIVILHHPKRPFQKIVGIGSGLATKVNASLGTSSDICDLDLEVRKARAAEEEKADTLMELSAGGNLNRIRRTVLDAVTLPVGNVPLYQAFYDAAHKYRNPNRLDPEYLFELIEKQLDDGISFMAVHCGINRFSIERLRNQGYRYGGLVSKGGTFMVSWMEYNNRENPLYERFDRVLSIMKKYDAVLSLGNGIRAGAIHDSHDRAQMAEMVVNCELAEIGRKAGCQTMVEGPGHVPLDEIEANIVLEKRMSGNAPYYVLGPLPADSGAGYDHITGAIGAALSARYGADLICTITPAEHLALPDEKDIREGIRATRLGTYIGDLAKYPHRREREKLVSLARRDSLWEEQFSRLMFPDQARAVRSARAPEDDRTCTMCGDFCAMERGRHLFSADISPEKCWPGA from the coding sequence ATGAAGACACAGATCGAGTGGGCAAGGGAAGGTGTCGTAACGGAACAAATGCAGCAGGTGGCCCGGCAGGAAGGCGTATCGGTGGAAGAAGTCCGGGAGAAGGTGGCCGCGGGGCAGATTGTCATTCTGCATCACCCGAAGCGGCCGTTTCAGAAGATCGTAGGCATCGGCAGCGGTCTTGCGACCAAAGTGAATGCATCCCTCGGAACCTCATCGGACATTTGCGATCTGGATCTCGAAGTCCGAAAGGCCCGGGCGGCCGAGGAGGAAAAGGCCGACACGCTGATGGAGCTGTCCGCTGGCGGCAACCTCAACCGGATCCGCCGAACCGTTCTCGACGCCGTCACCCTTCCCGTAGGCAACGTTCCCCTTTACCAGGCGTTTTACGACGCAGCCCACAAATACCGCAACCCGAACCGTCTCGATCCCGAATACCTCTTCGAGCTTATCGAGAAGCAATTGGACGACGGCATTTCCTTCATGGCCGTTCACTGCGGTATCAACCGGTTCAGCATCGAGCGTCTGCGCAACCAGGGGTATCGCTACGGCGGTCTGGTGTCCAAAGGCGGCACCTTCATGGTGAGCTGGATGGAATACAACAACCGGGAAAATCCCCTGTATGAGCGGTTTGATCGGGTGCTTTCCATCATGAAGAAATACGATGCCGTTCTGTCTCTCGGAAACGGCATCCGGGCGGGAGCCATTCACGACAGCCACGACCGGGCGCAGATGGCCGAGATGGTGGTCAACTGCGAGCTTGCGGAGATCGGTCGGAAGGCCGGGTGCCAGACGATGGTGGAAGGCCCGGGGCACGTGCCCCTCGATGAAATCGAGGCCAATATCGTGCTGGAAAAGCGGATGAGCGGCAATGCGCCGTATTATGTCCTTGGTCCCCTTCCTGCGGACAGCGGCGCAGGCTACGATCACATCACCGGTGCCATCGGCGCGGCCCTCTCGGCCCGGTACGGGGCTGACCTTATTTGCACCATTACGCCTGCGGAACATTTGGCCCTTCCCGACGAGAAGGATATCCGGGAAGGGATTCGGGCGACCCGACTCGGCACCTACATCGGCGATTTGGCCAAGTATCCCCATCGCCGGGAACGGGAAAAGCTCGTATCGCTGGCACGCAGAGACAGTTTGTGGGAGGAGCAGTTTTCTCGGCTGATGTTTCCGGACCAGGCGAGGGCCGTCCGCAGCGCCCGGGCGCCGGAAGACGATCGAACCTGCACGATGTGCGGAGACTTCTGTGCCATGGAGCGGGGAAGGCATCTCTTTTCAGCGGATATCTCCCCGGAAAAGTGCTGGCCTGGGGCATGA
- a CDS encoding aspartate-semialdehyde dehydrogenase, with the protein MAEKSFHVAVAGATGAVGNQMIACLEERNFPLKSLKLLASARSVGKTLKFRGEAIPVEELKENSFSNVDIALFSAGGGTSLKFSPAAAKSGCVVIDNSSAWRMDPDIPLVVPEVNAHAIAQYKTKGIIANPNCSTIQMVVALNPIHRRYRIKRIVVSTYQAVSGTGQKAIVELLEQTRAFLENRSLEKKVYPHRIAFNCLPHIDVFLENGYTKEEMKMVNETRKIMEDESIAVTATTIRVPVIYSHSESINIETEEPISAADVRELLQDAPGVKVVDDPAANRYPMAIDAAGQDLTFVGRIRKDESIANGINMWVVADNIRKGAATNAVQIAEILGKNYL; encoded by the coding sequence ATGGCCGAGAAATCCTTTCATGTAGCTGTTGCCGGGGCCACCGGCGCCGTTGGCAATCAGATGATCGCCTGCCTGGAAGAGCGGAATTTTCCACTGAAATCCCTCAAACTGCTTGCCTCGGCTCGTTCGGTGGGAAAAACCCTGAAGTTCCGCGGAGAAGCGATACCGGTAGAAGAACTGAAGGAAAACTCCTTTTCCAACGTCGATATTGCCCTGTTCAGCGCAGGAGGGGGAACCAGCCTGAAATTTTCTCCTGCCGCAGCCAAAAGCGGGTGCGTCGTCATCGACAACTCGAGCGCATGGCGCATGGACCCCGATATCCCGCTGGTGGTGCCGGAAGTCAACGCCCATGCCATTGCACAATACAAAACCAAGGGCATCATCGCCAATCCAAATTGTTCAACGATTCAGATGGTCGTCGCGCTCAACCCCATTCACCGGCGCTACCGAATCAAACGCATCGTCGTTTCCACCTATCAGGCCGTATCCGGAACGGGTCAGAAGGCCATCGTGGAGCTGCTGGAACAAACCCGGGCATTTCTGGAAAACCGCTCCCTGGAAAAAAAGGTGTATCCTCACCGGATCGCCTTCAATTGCCTTCCCCACATCGACGTGTTTCTGGAGAACGGCTACACGAAGGAAGAAATGAAGATGGTGAACGAAACCCGCAAGATCATGGAGGATGAGAGCATCGCCGTGACGGCGACCACCATCCGGGTCCCGGTCATCTACAGCCATTCGGAATCCATCAACATCGAGACGGAAGAACCGATCAGCGCAGCCGATGTGCGGGAACTGCTCCAGGATGCGCCCGGCGTAAAAGTCGTGGATGACCCGGCAGCCAACCGTTATCCGATGGCCATCGATGCTGCCGGACAGGACTTGACCTTTGTCGGCAGAATCCGCAAGGACGAGAGCATTGCCAACGGCATCAACATGTGGGTGGTGGCCGACAACATCCGCAAGGGGGCAGCCACGAACGCCGTCCAGATCGCAGAAATACTGGGAAAGAACTACCTGTGA
- a CDS encoding D-alanyl-D-alanine carboxypeptidase/D-alanyl-D-alanine-endopeptidase — translation MARHFRNPRHVHRLAVGVFWAVVLGFAASAFPADTDALQRLVGERDAVMLVNPQHETVLALHADLPLVPASILKLLTVLSAFHDLHPDYRFRTEFFESHGGDLIVKGYGDPFLTSEVLRDVAMRIAQVKTVFRDLVLDDSFFSPAISIDGIEANTEPYNAPPGALCVNFNTVAFRRAGKRGKPESADPDLPLTPVAIRKIQQSRLSSGRITVANDRQGCLRYAGEAIRAMLQRSGVTFQGKIRLGQTDTASPNRMLLRYSSQMDLEEMAAKLLEYSSNFIANQIFLTMGAELCGAPATLEKSRRMVDEYVRQALGGADIVMVEGSGISRLNRIRAKDMDRILALFAPYRHLMRRKDGQWFKTGTLDGVRNRVGFMEDAQGGIWRFVVMLNEPGKRTDGIMQLLRPGEVLKP, via the coding sequence ATGGCTCGACATTTCCGCAATCCAAGGCATGTCCACCGCCTGGCCGTCGGCGTTTTTTGGGCTGTGGTCCTGGGTTTTGCCGCATCGGCTTTTCCAGCGGATACGGATGCCCTGCAGCGGCTGGTTGGCGAGCGGGATGCCGTCATGCTCGTCAACCCGCAACATGAAACCGTTCTTGCCCTTCACGCCGATCTTCCGCTCGTTCCTGCATCCATCCTCAAGCTGCTGACGGTTTTGAGCGCCTTTCACGATCTCCATCCCGATTATCGGTTTCGAACGGAATTCTTTGAAAGCCACGGCGGAGATCTGATCGTCAAAGGATATGGAGATCCGTTTTTGACCTCCGAGGTTCTGCGGGACGTGGCAATGCGGATCGCACAGGTGAAAACGGTTTTCCGGGATCTCGTCCTGGATGATTCGTTTTTTTCGCCGGCCATTTCCATCGACGGGATCGAAGCGAATACCGAGCCCTACAATGCACCGCCAGGCGCGCTCTGCGTCAATTTCAACACGGTTGCCTTCCGGCGGGCGGGCAAGCGGGGCAAGCCGGAGAGCGCGGACCCCGATCTGCCGCTGACCCCTGTCGCGATCAGGAAAATCCAGCAGAGCAGACTGAGCTCCGGCCGGATTACGGTTGCCAACGATCGGCAAGGATGCCTGCGGTATGCCGGAGAGGCCATCCGGGCGATGCTGCAACGCAGCGGGGTCACGTTTCAGGGAAAAATCCGGCTTGGGCAAACGGATACGGCATCCCCGAACAGGATGCTGCTTCGTTATTCATCGCAGATGGATTTGGAAGAGATGGCGGCAAAACTGCTCGAATATTCGAGTAATTTCATCGCCAATCAAATTTTTCTGACCATGGGGGCAGAGCTGTGCGGAGCGCCCGCCACATTGGAAAAAAGTCGCCGAATGGTTGATGAATACGTCCGGCAGGCGCTTGGCGGCGCCGATATCGTGATGGTGGAGGGATCCGGCATCAGCCGTTTGAACCGCATCCGGGCCAAAGACATGGACAGGATTTTGGCTCTTTTCGCGCCTTATCGGCATCTGATGCGCCGAAAAGATGGGCAATGGTTCAAAACGGGGACACTCGATGGCGTCCGCAACCGGGTCGGGTTTATGGAGGATGCGCAAGGCGGGATCTGGCGCTTTGTGGTGATGCTCAATGAACCGGGCAAGCGTACCGATGGGATCATGCAACTGCTGCGGCCCGGAGAAGTCCTGAAGCCCTGA
- a CDS encoding 3-isopropylmalate dehydrogenase produces the protein MKSRSYNIAVVPGDGTGPEVVQEGIKVLNAVSKKLDFTLSFTHFPLGGEHYQKTGELLSETTLAALKQSDAIYLGAIGHPDITPGILEKGILLTMRFALDQYINLRPIKLYEGVETPIKDKGPQDIDFVIVRENTEGLYTGAGGYLKKGTPDEVAVQESINTRKGVERCIRYAFEYCRQRNKAKKLTLCGKTNVLTYAFDLWKRTFEEVSREYPDITTDYAHVDAICMWMVKNPEWFDVIVTDNMFGDIISDLAAMIQGGMGIAAGGNIHPEGVSMFEPIGGSAPKYTGMGVINPIAAILAGQLMLQTLGETQAAQWIEKAVAKVLKNDLKSASAGKMGCSTSEVGDLIVAFIDSL, from the coding sequence ATGAAATCAAGATCCTACAACATCGCTGTCGTTCCGGGAGATGGCACGGGCCCGGAAGTCGTCCAGGAAGGCATCAAGGTTCTGAACGCCGTATCCAAAAAGCTGGATTTTACCCTGAGCTTCACACATTTCCCGCTGGGCGGTGAACATTACCAAAAGACCGGAGAACTGCTCTCGGAAACCACACTTGCGGCGCTCAAGCAATCGGATGCCATCTATCTGGGCGCCATCGGCCACCCGGACATCACGCCGGGCATTCTGGAAAAAGGCATCCTGCTGACCATGCGGTTTGCGCTCGATCAGTACATCAATCTCAGGCCCATCAAATTGTACGAAGGCGTTGAGACACCCATCAAGGACAAGGGGCCGCAGGATATCGATTTCGTGATCGTCCGGGAAAACACCGAGGGGCTCTATACCGGGGCTGGCGGATACCTCAAGAAAGGCACACCGGATGAAGTGGCCGTTCAGGAGTCCATCAACACCCGAAAAGGCGTGGAGCGCTGCATCCGCTACGCTTTTGAATACTGCCGCCAGCGCAACAAGGCCAAGAAACTGACACTCTGCGGCAAGACGAACGTGCTTACGTATGCCTTCGATCTGTGGAAGCGGACCTTCGAGGAAGTCTCGCGGGAATATCCCGATATCACGACCGACTATGCCCATGTCGATGCCATCTGCATGTGGATGGTCAAAAATCCCGAATGGTTTGACGTCATCGTCACGGACAACATGTTCGGGGATATCATCTCCGATCTGGCCGCGATGATTCAGGGCGGCATGGGAATCGCCGCAGGCGGCAACATCCATCCGGAAGGGGTATCCATGTTCGAGCCCATCGGCGGCTCCGCACCCAAATACACCGGAATGGGGGTGATCAACCCGATTGCCGCCATCCTGGCCGGGCAACTGATGCTCCAGACGCTCGGAGAAACACAGGCAGCCCAATGGATCGAAAAAGCCGTTGCAAAGGTGCTCAAAAATGATTTAAAAAGTGCATCCGCCGGCAAAATGGGTTGTTCCACAAGTGAAGTCGGTGATTTGATCGTAGCATTCATCGATTCGTTGTGA
- a CDS encoding phosphatidylserine decarboxylase family protein, whose product MYQFPKNDPPRHTAYPIDPAGYAFIGAGAFITAVFALLSAPTPAIVFMILTLFVCFFFRDPDRLVPAEENAIVSPADGKIIAIAPTTESPFGPGDWVRISIFMSIFNVHVNRVPYTGKIETIDYFPGKFVSAHLDKASTDNERNAILMKTEEGFHIGWMQIAGLIARRIICRIQPGDGVQKGQRFGVICFGSRVDTYLPGNAIISIAAGEHVKAGATVIARMP is encoded by the coding sequence ATGTATCAATTTCCGAAAAACGATCCGCCCCGGCATACGGCCTACCCCATCGATCCGGCAGGATACGCCTTCATCGGTGCCGGCGCTTTCATCACAGCCGTATTCGCGCTGCTGTCGGCGCCGACCCCAGCCATCGTCTTCATGATCCTGACCCTCTTCGTCTGCTTTTTCTTCCGCGATCCCGATCGCCTCGTGCCGGCGGAGGAAAACGCCATCGTTTCCCCGGCCGACGGCAAGATCATCGCCATCGCACCGACGACGGAAAGCCCCTTCGGCCCCGGCGACTGGGTGCGCATCAGTATCTTCATGTCGATTTTCAATGTACACGTCAATCGGGTTCCCTATACGGGAAAGATCGAAACCATCGATTATTTCCCTGGGAAATTCGTTTCGGCCCACCTTGACAAGGCATCCACGGACAACGAGCGAAACGCCATCCTGATGAAAACCGAGGAAGGATTTCATATTGGATGGATGCAGATCGCAGGGCTGATCGCCCGAAGAATCATCTGCCGGATTCAGCCCGGCGATGGGGTCCAGAAAGGACAGCGCTTCGGTGTCATCTGCTTCGGCTCCAGAGTCGATACCTATCTACCTGGAAACGCAATCATCAGCATTGCGGCAGGAGAACATGTCAAGGCAGGCGCAACGGTCATCGCCCGGATGCCGTAA
- the rpoZ gene encoding DNA-directed RNA polymerase subunit omega — translation MARVTIEDCLKRIPNRFLLANTVAKRVRQLRDGAEYLISDHDNEDIVMALREIAAGKVRLVSENRLDDSDNVGYGAFSGLV, via the coding sequence TTGGCAAGAGTCACCATCGAAGATTGTCTCAAGAGGATCCCCAACCGGTTCCTTCTGGCCAACACGGTAGCCAAAAGGGTCCGGCAGTTGCGCGACGGTGCGGAATACCTGATCTCGGACCACGACAACGAGGACATTGTCATGGCTTTGCGGGAAATTGCCGCCGGAAAGGTGCGGCTGGTTTCCGAAAACAGGCTGGATGATTCGGACAATGTAGGATACGGTGCGTTTTCCGGCCTGGTATAA
- the dtd gene encoding D-aminoacyl-tRNA deacylase, which yields MIAVIQRVKACSVTIDGTETARIGKGLLVLLGVSQGDSPKDAAYLADKTANLRIFEDDAAKMNRSVLEIAGDIMVVSQFTLLGDCRKGRRPSFVEAARPELAIPLYEHFIEALRKRNLHVETGRFGAMMDVALVNDGPVTLIVDSHR from the coding sequence ATGATCGCTGTCATTCAACGGGTCAAGGCGTGTTCGGTCACGATTGACGGAACGGAAACGGCCCGGATCGGCAAGGGCCTGCTCGTGCTGCTCGGGGTCTCTCAAGGGGATAGTCCGAAGGACGCGGCCTATCTCGCAGACAAAACGGCGAATTTGCGGATATTCGAAGATGATGCCGCAAAGATGAACCGCTCGGTTCTGGAAATCGCAGGGGATATCATGGTCGTCTCCCAATTCACGCTGCTTGGGGATTGCCGCAAGGGCAGAAGACCTTCCTTTGTGGAAGCTGCCAGACCGGAGTTGGCCATTCCCCTGTACGAGCATTTCATCGAGGCGTTACGAAAACGCAATCTCCATGTGGAAACGGGCCGATTCGGGGCCATGATGGATGTGGCCCTCGTCAATGACGGTCCCGTTACGCTGATCGTGGATAGTCATCGCTGA
- a CDS encoding response regulator transcription factor — MIRVLIADDHTMVRAGLCRIVEESEEMTVVAEAASGRQAVQLAREHQPDVAVIDISMPEGDGLEVMRQVFSFRPELPVIILTMHEEEQYVIRAIEAGAKGYITKRSAPEQLVSAIRQVMAGGMYLTPEVGNALAQYMSRGKIEKSLLDTISTRELQVLRLLAMGRTNREIASEYNISIKTVDTYRLRLLKKLNLRNNADLSRFAVQNRLID; from the coding sequence ATGATTCGGGTCTTGATTGCAGATGACCATACCATGGTCCGGGCGGGGCTGTGCCGGATCGTTGAAGAAAGCGAGGAAATGACGGTGGTGGCGGAGGCCGCCAGCGGCAGGCAGGCCGTGCAACTGGCCAGAGAGCATCAGCCGGATGTCGCGGTCATCGACATTTCCATGCCGGAAGGGGACGGGCTGGAAGTCATGCGGCAGGTCTTTTCCTTCCGGCCGGAGCTTCCGGTGATCATCCTGACCATGCACGAGGAAGAGCAATATGTCATCCGCGCCATCGAAGCCGGGGCAAAAGGCTATATCACCAAGCGTTCGGCCCCGGAGCAACTGGTTTCCGCCATCCGGCAGGTCATGGCAGGCGGGATGTATCTGACGCCCGAGGTGGGCAACGCGCTGGCCCAGTACATGTCCCGGGGAAAGATCGAAAAATCCCTTCTCGATACCATTTCCACGCGGGAGCTTCAGGTGCTGCGGCTTCTGGCGATGGGCCGCACCAACCGGGAAATCGCATCCGAATACAACATCAGCATCAAGACCGTGGACACCTACCGGCTTCGGCTGCTGAAGAAACTGAACCTGCGCAACAATGCCGATCTTTCCCGCTTCGCCGTCCAGAACCGGCTGATCGATTGA
- the tsaB gene encoding tRNA (adenosine(37)-N6)-threonylcarbamoyltransferase complex dimerization subunit type 1 TsaB has translation MIVLGLDTATTACSVAIGHEGEILAEELTTAPETHSRHLMGMVLSACRSACIDLQMIDGCAVTAGPGSFTGLRIGISTVKGICFALQKPLATVSTLEVLAAQAVECRKDFAGILLSLINARRKEVYAGWYRKDDAGLQPIGSFQAAPIDRVLDAACSGMFLAVGDGALLYRETIEMVAGQMVLWPDPSAHIPRASTLVRLGLSRFRAGQVTDASAFSPEYVRKPDIRLPATGILEVR, from the coding sequence ATGATCGTTCTGGGACTCGATACGGCAACAACGGCGTGCAGCGTGGCCATCGGACATGAAGGCGAAATCCTGGCCGAAGAGCTGACCACCGCCCCGGAAACCCATTCGCGCCACCTGATGGGCATGGTGCTCTCGGCGTGCCGATCGGCATGCATCGATTTGCAGATGATCGATGGATGTGCCGTAACGGCGGGTCCGGGCTCCTTTACCGGTCTTCGTATCGGGATCAGCACCGTCAAGGGGATTTGCTTCGCGCTCCAAAAGCCGCTGGCAACGGTTTCGACGCTGGAGGTGCTGGCGGCCCAGGCCGTCGAATGCCGGAAAGACTTTGCCGGAATCCTTCTGAGTCTGATCAACGCCCGTCGAAAGGAAGTGTATGCGGGCTGGTATCGGAAAGACGATGCCGGACTGCAGCCCATCGGATCGTTTCAGGCGGCCCCGATCGATCGGGTGCTTGATGCGGCATGTTCCGGAATGTTTCTCGCGGTCGGTGACGGGGCACTTCTGTACCGGGAAACCATCGAAATGGTTGCGGGCCAAATGGTCCTCTGGCCCGATCCCTCGGCCCACATTCCCCGGGCATCCACACTGGTTCGACTCGGCCTTTCCCGCTTTCGAGCCGGTCAGGTGACGGATGCTTCGGCCTTTTCGCCGGAATATGTCCGGAAACCCGATATTCGCCTTCCTGCGACCGGTATTTTGGAGGTGCGATGA
- the folE2 gene encoding GTP cyclohydrolase FolE2, whose product MKDVQSQQDDRNIPIDKVGVKNLRYPITVLDRKNSRQNTVATINMYVDLPHSTKGTHMSRFVELLHLFRPEISLKGIANVLSEMKAHLNAASAHIEVTFPYFIEKHAPVSGVPGLMDYTCRILGSSDASEKVDIVSEVIVPISSVCPCSKEISEMGAHNQRGEVRLSTRFRKFIWLEDMIRLVESCASCEVYSILKRVDEKFVTERGFDNPKFVEDVVRDIAMRLDQDPNITWFSVSAENFESIHNHSAYAHIVRKKNV is encoded by the coding sequence ATGAAAGATGTTCAGAGCCAACAGGATGATCGCAACATTCCGATCGATAAAGTCGGCGTGAAAAATCTCCGATATCCCATCACCGTCCTGGATCGCAAGAACAGCAGGCAGAATACGGTGGCCACGATCAATATGTATGTGGACCTTCCGCACAGCACCAAAGGCACCCACATGAGCCGGTTCGTGGAACTGCTGCATTTGTTCCGGCCGGAAATCTCCCTCAAGGGCATCGCCAACGTATTGTCGGAAATGAAGGCCCATCTCAATGCCGCATCGGCACACATCGAAGTGACATTTCCGTATTTCATCGAAAAGCATGCGCCGGTCAGCGGCGTGCCCGGCCTGATGGACTATACGTGCCGGATTCTCGGATCGAGCGATGCCTCGGAAAAAGTCGACATCGTCTCGGAAGTGATCGTTCCCATCTCTTCGGTATGCCCCTGCTCCAAGGAAATCAGTGAAATGGGCGCGCACAACCAGCGGGGTGAAGTACGGTTGAGTACGCGATTCCGGAAATTCATCTGGCTCGAAGACATGATCCGGCTGGTCGAATCGTGCGCTTCCTGTGAAGTGTATTCGATCCTGAAGCGGGTGGATGAGAAATTCGTCACGGAAAGAGGCTTTGACAACCCCAAATTCGTCGAAGACGTTGTCCGGGACATCGCGATGCGGCTCGATCAGGACCCCAACATCACCTGGTTTTCGGTTTCCGCCGAAAACTTCGAATCCATTCACAACCACAGCGCATACGCCCACATTGTCCGAAAGAAAAACGTCTAA
- a CDS encoding ATP-binding protein has protein sequence MRFPAWYKRLNRSVGKAICSYGMISEGDRIAVGISGGKDSLVLLSLLKSRMAYVPVRYDLVPMYVDPGFEPSPAPVIEAFCRNMGLTPKIILTDNGLVAHGPENRENPCFLCARLRRKVLFEATVASGCNKLALGHHKDDLIETFFINVLYAGQVCTMIPVQHFFQGQFTMIRPLAYSDESHIRTFAEKSGLPVVSNPCPSAHFSKRSEIKSLLNQLYRTNKKVRGNIFHALHHVNHDFMLSSGQSHLSAPGNANHTSAESIDPAMIQPPTENPR, from the coding sequence GTGCGTTTTCCGGCCTGGTATAAGCGCCTGAACCGCAGCGTCGGAAAAGCGATCTGCTCCTATGGCATGATTTCCGAAGGAGACAGGATCGCCGTAGGAATTTCGGGAGGCAAAGACAGTCTGGTGCTGCTTTCCCTCCTGAAAAGCCGAATGGCCTATGTTCCTGTTCGGTACGATCTGGTGCCGATGTATGTCGATCCCGGATTCGAACCCAGTCCCGCACCGGTCATCGAGGCCTTCTGCCGGAATATGGGGTTGACGCCGAAGATCATCCTCACGGACAACGGGCTTGTGGCGCATGGTCCGGAAAATCGGGAAAATCCGTGTTTTTTGTGCGCCAGACTGAGAAGAAAAGTGCTGTTCGAGGCGACGGTGGCATCGGGTTGCAACAAACTGGCCCTGGGCCATCACAAGGATGATTTGATCGAAACCTTTTTCATCAACGTGCTGTACGCCGGCCAGGTTTGCACCATGATACCGGTTCAGCATTTTTTTCAGGGACAATTCACGATGATCCGGCCCCTGGCCTATTCGGACGAATCCCACATTCGGACCTTCGCTGAAAAGTCCGGCCTTCCCGTCGTCAGCAATCCCTGCCCGTCTGCCCACTTCAGCAAACGTTCCGAAATCAAATCCCTCCTGAACCAACTGTATCGAACCAACAAAAAGGTCAGGGGCAATATCTTTCACGCCCTGCACCATGTGAATCATGATTTCATGCTGTCTTCAGGGCAGTCGCACCTGTCTGCACCCGGGAATGCCAACCATACGTCTGCCGAATCAATCGATCCGGCCATGATTCAACCGCCAACGGAAAATCCCAGATGA
- the greA gene encoding transcription elongation factor GreA, which translates to MTREGYDSLISELETLKRVERPKIIRAIEEARSHGDLSENAEYEAAKDKQGFIEGRISELEYKLNQADIIDPTKMPKDRAVFGSRVVLENTDTGETVQYQLVGPEESNIDEGRISITSPLGKALIGKKPSDELVLSAPGGKRCYELIEIL; encoded by the coding sequence ATGACCCGAGAAGGATATGATTCGCTGATCAGCGAGCTTGAAACACTCAAACGAGTGGAACGCCCCAAAATCATCCGGGCGATTGAAGAAGCCAGATCGCATGGAGACCTGTCCGAAAATGCCGAGTATGAAGCGGCCAAAGACAAACAGGGCTTCATCGAAGGCCGAATCAGCGAGCTCGAATACAAACTGAATCAAGCCGATATCATCGATCCCACCAAAATGCCCAAAGATCGGGCCGTGTTCGGCTCACGTGTGGTCCTCGAAAACACCGACACCGGCGAAACCGTTCAATACCAACTGGTCGGACCGGAAGAATCGAACATCGACGAAGGTCGCATTTCCATCACATCCCCCCTCGGCAAGGCGCTGATCGGGAAGAAGCCATCCGATGAACTGGTGCTGAGCGCGCCGGGTGGCAAGCGTTGTTACGAGTTGATCGAAATCCTGTGA